In the genome of Cryptomeria japonica chromosome 8, Sugi_1.0, whole genome shotgun sequence, one region contains:
- the LOC131071765 gene encoding F-box/kelch-repeat protein At3g61590 — translation MLAECDRITHAACWPDKPMRDQAADFETNHSNKDSSFTADDGVNIWSALPEDLMDRIFSYLPLTSILRLRCVCRRWNFLVQSKRFQTALSRVCTPKPWFMLCTIGRASCSYDPSMNKWHTIIRPANNSIKLQSGPVRISPCTSILAVSGSLLCLGNQVAECRVLSICNPITKTLRHLPRMLQVSLIHKVSMIVDSSNNCYKIMVSGENGLPTMIPYTYELLTEVFDSSKNSWKMCGKPLAEAKFGSDPGVWCNNLFYCITELPYGAVVFDLVTETWSELTVQMPSSLASPSLVESCGRLLMIGRVMERDETEDSARKIIIWELDLGRKEWVEIRTAPIEICRVFSAPLAFYAPFVCSGLGNQIYITTHRNPHVLVHDLCRNTWQWLPSDPFFPRRRDFHLVGFPFEPRLDASP, via the coding sequence ATGTTGGCAGAATGTGATAGAATTACCCATGCGGCTTGCTGGCCTGATAAGCCTATGAGGGATCAGGCAGCCGATTTTGAAACTAATCATAGTAACAAGGATTCAAGTTTCACCGCTGATGACGGAGTAAATATATGGAGTGCTCTACCAGAGGATTTAATGGACAGAATTTTCTCATATCTGCCCCTCACAAGCATACTTCGTCTTCGTTGTGTTTGCAGGAGATGGAACTTTTTGGTTCAATCAAAAAGATTCcagactgccctgtcaagggtctGTACTCCAAAGCCATGGTTCATGCTCTGCACAATTGGAAGAGCATCATGTTCCTATGATCCATCAATGAACAAATGGCACACCATCATAAGGCCTGCCAACAACAGTATAAAGCTGCAAAGTGGACCGGTGAGAATATCACCCTGTACATCCATTTTAGCAGTATCAGGGAGCCTCCTCTGCCTTGGAAATCAAGTTGCAGAATGCAGAGTCCTTTCAATATGCAATCCCATCACCAAAACCCTAAGGCATCTGCCTAGAATGCTACAAGTCAGCCTTATCCACAAGGTCAGCATGATTGTGGATTCCTCAAATAATTGCTACAAGATCATGGTCTCTGGAGAAAACGGGTTGCCAACCATGATTCCTTACACATATGAGCTCTTGACAGAGGTCTTTGATTCCTCAAAAAATTCATGGAAGATGTGTGGTAAGCCATTGGCAGAAGCCAAGTTTGGGTCTGATCCAGGAGTATGGTGTAATAACCTCTTCTATTGCATTACAGAGCTCCCTTATGGTGCTGTAGTTTTTGATCTAGTTACTGAAACCTGGTCTGAGCTGACAGTGCAGATGccttcttcattagcatcaccctcctTGGTTGAATCCTGTGGACGCCTTCTGATGATTGGAAGAGTTATGGAGCGAGATGAAACAGAAGACTCTGCCAGAAAGATTATCATATGGGAGCTTGATCTTGGTAGAAAGGAATGGGTGGAAATCAGGACGGCACCCATTGAAATCTGCAGGGTTTTCTCAGCACCACTGGCATTTTATGCCCCATTTGTTTGCTCAGGCCTAGGAAATCAAATATACATCACCACCCACAGAAATCCCCATGTCCTTGTTCATGATCTCTGCAGGAACACATGGCAATGGCTTCCATCTGATCCATTTTTTCCCAGGAGGAGGGACTTCCATTTAGTGGGATTTCCATTTGAGCCTAGACTTGATGCATCCCCATAA